Part of the Campylobacter concisus genome, GTATTAGTAGATTATTTTGCGTCCCAAGCTAGGATCGTGTTACCCTCGGCGTCAGTAGCCACGTCACCCATGCCCATGATGTTGTAGCCGCAGTCTACGTAGTGAACTTCACCTGTTACACCACTAGCTAGGTCGCTAAGCAGATACATAGCGCTGTTGCCGACGTCTTCGGTAGTGACGTTGCGTTTTAGCGGGCTATTTACTTCGTTGTAGCGTAAAATCATCCTAAAGTCGCCTATTCCGCTTGCAGCAAGCGTCTTGATAGGGCCTGCGCTGATCGCATTTACACGGATATTTTTAGTGCCAAGGTCATGCGCTAGGTAGCGAACTGAGCTTTCAAGTGCTGCTTTTGCAACGCCCATTACGTTGTAGTGCGGCACAAATTTTGGTCCACCAAGGTATGTAAGAGTAAGCACCGAGCCACCCTCTTTTAGCACTGGCAAAACCGCACGAGTAAGGCTTAGTAGCGAGTACACACTAGTTCCCATCGCGATGTCAAAGGCTTCTTTGCTCGTGTTTACGAACTCGCCCTCAAGCGCTTCTTTTGGTGCGTAAGCCACTGCATGCACAATAAAATCGATCTCGCCAAGGTCTGCTTTGATACGATCCGCAAGTCCATCTAAATGTGCTTGATTATTCACATCAAGTTCGTAGACAAATTTGCTACCAAACTCCTCTGCGATTGGCTCTACGCGTTTTTTTAGCGCGTCGTTTAGGTAGGTAAATGCCATCTGCGCACCTTGATCGCAGCAAGCTTTTGCAATGCCATAAGCGATAGATTTGGCGTTCGCAACGCCTACTATTAGACCTTTTTTACCTTTTAGTATCATTTGTTCTCCTTTTTATTAAAGCTACTTAACTTTTTTCTACTTCACAAGCTTACAGCTGCAAGCAGAGTTATCTTTCGTTAAAATTTTAAAAGCAATACTCAAAAAATATATGCCTACTCTGCTTATTTTTAAATTTTGCCTTGACTAATCGACTTAAAATTTTGCAATCCAAATTTAACAAAACGTCAAATTCTAAACGCGAATCGACAAGTGGAAATATCGCTAGGCGGATTTAAATGTTTTCTACTTCGCTACGCTTGTAGCTATAAATAGAAGAAGTAATTTTCGTCCAAAGACTAGGCATGTAGTCTGTCGCAGGGCGAAATTTACAAAATCATTTAAAGACGTCAGCGAGATGACGCGCTAATAAGTTCCAAGAAACCAGAAGCGTCCCAGCTCGCCGTACCTACTAGTACTCCGTCGCAGCTTGCTATCCCTGCTATCTCGCCGATATTTGCAACGTTTACGCTGCCGCCGTAAAGTAGCGGCGCGCTCGTCTGCTCGCGGATGAAATTTAAAACATTTTCTATCTGCTCCGCGCTTGCACTCTTGCCCGTGCCTATCGCCCAAATTGGCTCATAGGCGATCAGCAGCCGCTCGTAGCCAAGGTCGATATTTTTTAGCTGTTCCGCCAAAAACTCCTTCGTGCCGCCAGCTTCATTCACGCTCAAATTTTCGCCGATGCAGTAAACGATCTGCCAGCCAGCCTTTGCGGCAAAATCGAATTTAACGCGCAAAAGCTCCTCGCTCTCGCCAAGCTCCCTCCGTTCGGAATGCCCGATCAGTACGCTTTTTACGCCAAACTCATCCAGCATCGCCTTACCGATCTCGCCAGTGTGAGCGCCACTTTCGCATGGGTAGAAATTTTGCGCGCCGAGTTTAAATTTATGAGCCGCAAGATCAAGCGCGCTAAACGGAGGAAATACCGTCACGTCGTCGTTTGCGCTTAAATTTGCGTCTAAAATTTCAGCGTATTTAGCAAAGCTAGCTCTCGTATGATTGCACTTTAAATTTGCTAAAAACCTCACTCCGCAGCCTTTCTAAGCGGTTTTATGCCCGGTAGCTCCTTGCCCTCGATGAGCTCCAGGCTAGCGCCGCCTCCAGTCGAGATAAAGGTCATCTCGTCGGCATCCCCGGCGCGCTCGACGACGTCGGCCGTATCGCCGCCGCCAACGACCGTAGTCGCGTGAGTGTCGATGATGGCGTGGCTCATTTTGATACTGCCTTTGCTAAATTTATCCATCTCAAAAACGCCCATCGGTCCGTTCCACCAGATGGTTTGCGCGTCGGCGATAACCTCTTTAAATAGCCTAATGGACGCTGGCCCGATATCTAGCCCCATCCAGCCGCTCGGAATCTCTTGGGCGGGGACGAATTTCACGGCGCTTTCTGCCGAAAACGTCTGAGCCGCGACGACGTCTACAGGCAGGTAAATTTTAACGCCAAGCTCCCTGCCCTTGCGTAAAATTTCTCGTGCGTCCTCGATGAGATCTTCTTCAAGCAGCGAATTTCCGATATTTTCGCCGAGCGATTTTAAAAACGTAAACGCCATGCCGCCGCCAATTATCAGCTTATCCACGCGCGGAAGCAGGTTGTGTAGGGCTTGTAGCTTGCCGCTTACCTTACTACCGCCAACGACCGCCACAAACGGGCGCACAGGGTGTTTGATGAGATTTTGAGCGAAATTTATCTCTTTTTGTAGCAAAAATCCCGCCGCTTTGTGCCTCTCGTCGTAAAATTTAGTGATCGCCTCGACCGAGCTGTGAGCCCTATGGCAGACGCCAAACGCGTCGTTGATGTAAAATTCGCCGTATTTAGCGAGCTCGGCGGCTAACGCCTCGTCGTTTTTGGTTTCGCCCTTTTCAAAGCGCAAATTTTCAAGAAGCAAAATTTCGCCCGGTTTTAGCGCGGCGACTTTGGCTTTGGCATCCGCACCGACGACGTCCTCGGCAAATATCACGTCTCTATCAAGCAGCCTTGAAAGCCTCTTTGCCACGCCTCGCAGCGAAAATTTCTCCTCAAAGCCGTTTTTAGGGCGTCCTAGGTGGCTAGCCAAAACCACGCTGCAGCCGTTATCGAGGCAGTAGCGGATAGTAGGGATCGCCGAGCGGATACGGCGGTCGTCGGTGATATTTAAAAACTCGTCCATCGGCACGTTAAAATCGCACCTAACAAATACTTTTGCGCCGCCAAGTTCAAGATCGTTGATCGATAAAATTTCACTCATTTTTCACCCTTTAATTTACTTCGTAGCCACGATCTTAGCAAGATCGACAAGCCTTGTCGAGTAGCCCCACTCGTTGTCGTACCACGCAAAGACCTTCACCATATCATCAGCGATGACCTGCGTAGTGTCGCTCGCTACGATGCTGCTAAAGGTGCTTGTGCAAAAGTCGCTGCTAACTCTGTAGTCGTCATCTACGAATAAAATTCCCTTTAAATTTGACTCCGCAGCCGCCCTAAATGCCTCGTTTATCTCCTCTTTGCTAGCTGGTCTTTTTAAAACCGCCGTTAGATCGACCATTGAAACGTTTGCCACTGGCACGCGCACTGCTTGACCGTGTAGCTTGCCGCTTAGCTCTGGAAGCACTTTAGCGATCGCTTTTGCAGCTCCGGTGGTCGTAGGTCCGATATTTAGCGCTGCTGCGCGTGAGCGGCGGAAATCTTTTGCCTTTACATCAACTAGGCTTTGGCCATTTGTATATGCGTGGATCGTAGTCATGAGCCCTTTTACGATGCCAAATTTATCGTTTAGCACCTTTGCTACTGGAGCTAGGCCGTTTGTGGTGCAGCTTGCGTTTGAGACGATCGCTTCGCCTGCGTATTTATCGTCGTTTACGCCGACTACAAACGTCGCTGTGTCGTCTTTTGCCGGAGCGCTCATAACGACTTTTTTGATGCCGCGAGCTAGATAGGGCTCGCATTTTTCGGTAGTCAAAAACTTGCCCGTACACTCCAAAACCACGTCTGCGCCGTAGTCTGCGTAGCTAAGCTCGTTTAGATCCCTAGTTGAAAAAACTCTTATCTTTTTGCCGTTTACTTCTATAAAATCGTCGCTTATCACCTTAACGTCTTGCTTAAATTCGCCGTGCACGCTGTCGTATTTGAGCAGATAGCGCGTCATGTCGCGCGTCGCCGTGTCGTTGATAGCGACAAGCTCAACGTCCTCTCGCTCTAAAATAATACGAGCAGCGCACCTGCCGATACGCCCGAAGCCGTTTATTGCTACTTTAACTGACATCTTAGCTCCTTTTGATATAATTACGCCTAATTCTACAAAAAAGAATTTTAAAACAAATATAAACAAGGCACTTTAATAGATGAAGTTAGCACTTTTTGGCGGGAGCTTTGATCCGGTTCATTTAGGACACGATAGCATTGTGAAAATGGCACTAAGTGGCCTAGATATCGACAAGCTCATTATAATGCCAACTTTTATAAGTCCCTTTAAGAGCGAATTTTCAGCTCCACCAGAGCTTCGCCTAAAGTGGATAAGAGAAATTTGGGGCAGCCTAGAGAAGGTCGAGATCTCAGACTATGAGATAAATTTGGCTCGCCCGGTGCCTACCATAGAGACGGTCAAGTATTTGTATGAGAAATTCAAGATAGAAAAATTTTATCTCATAATAGGCGCGGACCACCTAGCCACGCTTGATAAATGGCATGGCTACGAGGAGCTTAAAAGCTTAGTGCATTTTGTGATCGCCAAGCGCAATCACATAGAAATTCCACGCAATCTACAAAAAATGGACGTGCACGTGGACGTTAGCTCGTCGCAGATCAGGCACCAAAAGGGGCTTGATGAGTTGCCTAGCGAGATAAAAGATGAAATCATAAATTTTTACCAAGGATACAAAATGCAAGAGAGATCGATGCAAGAGCGCACCGAAAGTATAGTTAAGGTTTTAGACGCAAAAAAGGCTGAAGAGATACAAGTGTTTGATATGAGTGGAGATGATTATTTCGTAAAAGCCGTAGTTATCGCCACAACACTTGGCGAGAGACACGCTTACTCACTGAGCGAGGATCTAAAAGAGGAGCTTAAACCTCTTGGAGAGAAATTTATAGGCACTGAGAGCTCGCCTGATTGGATCGTGATGGACCTTGGCGACATTTTGATACACCTTTTAAGCCCAGCTTACAGAGCAAAATACAACATCGAAGAGTTTTTGCAAAAGCTAAAAACTAGCAAAGAGTCTTAACAAAAACAAGCGAAGAGCAAATAAGCCATAAAAATATAAAAAATGCTAGCAAAAATGGCTTTTTGCCTGTTGCTTTAAATATACTCCTATCTATCCCAAACCCCAAAGCACACATCGCGACGCAAAGACAGATACTAGCTGCTAGCTTTAAAATTTGCACCAAATTTTCAGGGAAAAATGGCAAAGATCTAACGCAGATCGCCACTAAGAAAAATAGTGCAAACCAAGGTATGCTCTTTAGCTTCGAGCCACCGCTATTTTGGCTTAAATTTAAGAAATTTAGCAAAAACAAAAATGGCACAAGCATGATGACGCGAAGCATTTTTATGATAACAGCGGTGCTGCTAGCTGCGCTGTCGAATGCTGCTGAG contains:
- the fabI gene encoding enoyl-ACP reductase FabI, which produces MILKGKKGLIVGVANAKSIAYGIAKACCDQGAQMAFTYLNDALKKRVEPIAEEFGSKFVYELDVNNQAHLDGLADRIKADLGEIDFIVHAVAYAPKEALEGEFVNTSKEAFDIAMGTSVYSLLSLTRAVLPVLKEGGSVLTLTYLGGPKFVPHYNVMGVAKAALESSVRYLAHDLGTKNIRVNAISAGPIKTLAASGIGDFRMILRYNEVNSPLKRNVTTEDVGNSAMYLLSDLASGVTGEVHYVDCGYNIMGMGDVATDAEGNTILAWDAK
- the nadD gene encoding nicotinate (nicotinamide) nucleotide adenylyltransferase, whose product is MKLALFGGSFDPVHLGHDSIVKMALSGLDIDKLIIMPTFISPFKSEFSAPPELRLKWIREIWGSLEKVEISDYEINLARPVPTIETVKYLYEKFKIEKFYLIIGADHLATLDKWHGYEELKSLVHFVIAKRNHIEIPRNLQKMDVHVDVSSSQIRHQKGLDELPSEIKDEIINFYQGYKMQERSMQERTESIVKVLDAKKAEEIQVFDMSGDDYFVKAVVIATTLGERHAYSLSEDLKEELKPLGEKFIGTESSPDWIVMDLGDILIHLLSPAYRAKYNIEEFLQKLKTSKES
- a CDS encoding triose-phosphate isomerase, with protein sequence MRFLANLKCNHTRASFAKYAEILDANLSANDDVTVFPPFSALDLAAHKFKLGAQNFYPCESGAHTGEIGKAMLDEFGVKSVLIGHSERRELGESEELLRVKFDFAAKAGWQIVYCIGENLSVNEAGGTKEFLAEQLKNIDLGYERLLIAYEPIWAIGTGKSASAEQIENVLNFIREQTSAPLLYGGSVNVANIGEIAGIASCDGVLVGTASWDASGFLELISASSR
- a CDS encoding phosphoglycerate kinase, translated to MSEILSINDLELGGAKVFVRCDFNVPMDEFLNITDDRRIRSAIPTIRYCLDNGCSVVLASHLGRPKNGFEEKFSLRGVAKRLSRLLDRDVIFAEDVVGADAKAKVAALKPGEILLLENLRFEKGETKNDEALAAELAKYGEFYINDAFGVCHRAHSSVEAITKFYDERHKAAGFLLQKEINFAQNLIKHPVRPFVAVVGGSKVSGKLQALHNLLPRVDKLIIGGGMAFTFLKSLGENIGNSLLEEDLIEDAREILRKGRELGVKIYLPVDVVAAQTFSAESAVKFVPAQEIPSGWMGLDIGPASIRLFKEVIADAQTIWWNGPMGVFEMDKFSKGSIKMSHAIIDTHATTVVGGGDTADVVERAGDADEMTFISTGGGASLELIEGKELPGIKPLRKAAE
- the gap gene encoding type I glyceraldehyde-3-phosphate dehydrogenase; translated protein: MSVKVAINGFGRIGRCAARIILEREDVELVAINDTATRDMTRYLLKYDSVHGEFKQDVKVISDDFIEVNGKKIRVFSTRDLNELSYADYGADVVLECTGKFLTTEKCEPYLARGIKKVVMSAPAKDDTATFVVGVNDDKYAGEAIVSNASCTTNGLAPVAKVLNDKFGIVKGLMTTIHAYTNGQSLVDVKAKDFRRSRAAALNIGPTTTGAAKAIAKVLPELSGKLHGQAVRVPVANVSMVDLTAVLKRPASKEEINEAFRAAAESNLKGILFVDDDYRVSSDFCTSTFSSIVASDTTQVIADDMVKVFAWYDNEWGYSTRLVDLAKIVATK